The Phyllostomus discolor isolate MPI-MPIP mPhyDis1 chromosome 4, mPhyDis1.pri.v3, whole genome shotgun sequence genome window below encodes:
- the CCN6 gene encoding cellular communication network factor 6 isoform X3, translating to MQGLLLATLLLAAPSQFCCRVQGTGPLDVTPEGRPGEVSEVHHRKQFCHWPCKCPPKPSCPPGVSLVRDGCGCCKICAKQPGDICNEADLCDPHKGLYCDYSADRPRYETGVCAYLVAVGCEFNRIRYHNGQVFQPNPLFSCLCVSGTIGCTPLFIPKLTDRHCSGAKGGKKSDKKYCGLGPLQQQLSTTYKTMPDPQRKNVPTYFPTFES from the exons ATGCAGGGGCTCCTGCTCGCCACCCTTCTCCTCGCTGCTCCGTCACAG TTTTGTTGCAGGGTGCAGGGTACTGGACCATTAGACGTGACGCCCGAAGGAAGGCCTGGAGAAGTATCAGAAGTGCATCATCGTAAACAGTTTTGTCACTGGCCCTGTAAATGCCCTCCGAAGCCCAGTTGCCCTCCTGGAGTGAGCTTGGTGAGGGATGGCTGTGGATGCTGTAAAATCTGTGCCAAGCAACCAGGGGACATCTGCAATGAAGCTGACCTCTGCGACCCACACAAAGGGCTGTATTGTGACTACTCGGCAGACAGGCCTAGGTATGAGACTGGAGTGTGTGCAT ACCTGGTGGCTGTGGGATGTGAGTTCAACAGGATACGTTACCATAATGGCCAAGTGTTTCAGCCCAATCCCCTGTTCAGCTGCCTCTGTGTGAGCGGGACCATTGGATGCACACCTTTGTTCATACCGAAGCTGACTGACCGTCATTGTTCTGGGGCTAAAGGTGGAAAGAAGTCTGATAAAAAATACTGTGGCCTGGGCCCGTTACAACAGCAGCTCTCAACAACCTACAAAACAATGCCAG ATCCCCAAAGGAAAAACGTGCCAACCTACTTTCCAACTTTTGAAAGCTGA
- the CCN6 gene encoding cellular communication network factor 6 isoform X1 — protein MQGLLLATLLLAAPSQFCCRVQGTGPLDVTPEGRPGEVSEVHHRKQFCHWPCKCPPKPSCPPGVSLVRDGCGCCKICAKQPGDICNEADLCDPHKGLYCDYSADRPRYETGVCAYLVAVGCEFNRIRYHNGQVFQPNPLFSCLCVSGTIGCTPLFIPKLTDRHCSGAKGGKKSDKKYCGLGPLQQQLSTTYKTMPAYRNLPLIWKRKCLVQATKWTPCSRTCGMGISNRVTNENNKCQMRKERRLCYIQPCDSNILKTVKIPKGKTCQPTFQLLKAEKLVFSGCSSTQSYKPTFCGMCLDKRCCVPNKSKMITIQFDCPNEGSFKWKMLWITSCVCQRNCRDPGDVFSELKIL, from the exons ATGCAGGGGCTCCTGCTCGCCACCCTTCTCCTCGCTGCTCCGTCACAG TTTTGTTGCAGGGTGCAGGGTACTGGACCATTAGACGTGACGCCCGAAGGAAGGCCTGGAGAAGTATCAGAAGTGCATCATCGTAAACAGTTTTGTCACTGGCCCTGTAAATGCCCTCCGAAGCCCAGTTGCCCTCCTGGAGTGAGCTTGGTGAGGGATGGCTGTGGATGCTGTAAAATCTGTGCCAAGCAACCAGGGGACATCTGCAATGAAGCTGACCTCTGCGACCCACACAAAGGGCTGTATTGTGACTACTCGGCAGACAGGCCTAGGTATGAGACTGGAGTGTGTGCAT ACCTGGTGGCTGTGGGATGTGAGTTCAACAGGATACGTTACCATAATGGCCAAGTGTTTCAGCCCAATCCCCTGTTCAGCTGCCTCTGTGTGAGCGGGACCATTGGATGCACACCTTTGTTCATACCGAAGCTGACTGACCGTCATTGTTCTGGGGCTAAAGGTGGAAAGAAGTCTGATAAAAAATACTGTGGCCTGGGCCCGTTACAACAGCAGCTCTCAACAACCTACAAAACAATGCCAG CTTATAGGAATCTCCCActtatctggaaaagaaaatgtcttgtGCAAGCAACAAAGTGGACCCCTTGCTCCAGAACATGTGGGATGGGAATTTCTAATAGGGTAACCAATGAGAATAACAAATGTcagatgagaaaagagagaagactgtGTTACATTCAGCCCTGTGACAGTAATATATTGAAGACAGTAAAG ATCCCCAAAGGAAAAACGTGCCAACCTACTTTCCAACTTTTGAAAGCTGAAAAATTAGTCTTTTCTGGATGTTCAAGCACTCAAAGTTACAAACCCACTTTCTGTGGAATGTGTCTGGATAAGAGATGCTGTGTTCCCAATAAGTCTAAAATGATTACCATTCAATTCGATTGCCCCAATGAAGGGTCCTTTAAATGGAAGATGCTGTGGATCACATCCTGCGTATGTCAAAGAAACTGCAGAGATCCAGGAGATGTATTTTCTGAGCTCAAGATTCTATGA
- the TUBE1 gene encoding tubulin epsilon chain isoform X2 yields MEEGVVNEILQGPLRDVFDSKQLITDISGSGNNWAVGHKVFGHLYQEQILEKLRKSAEHCDCLQCFFVIHSMGGGTGSGLGTFLLKVLEDEFPEVYRFVTSIYPSGEDDVITSPYNSILAMKELNEHADCVLPVDNQSLFDIISKIDLMVNSGKLGTTVKPKSLVTSSAGAFKKRQEKPFDAMNNIVANLLLNLTSSARFEGSLNMDLNEISMNLVPFPQLHYLVSSLTPLYTLADVNIPPRRLDQMFSDAFSKDHQLIQADPKHSLYLACALMVRGNVQISDLRRNIERLKPSLQFVSWNQEGWKTSLCSVPPVGHCHSLLALANNTCVKPTFMDLRERFTRLYKKKAHLHHYLQIEGMEESCFSEALSSLSALIQEYSQLDATKSMPVEDLPRLSVAV; encoded by the exons ATGGAGGAAGGGGTAGTAAATGAAATTCTGCAGGGACCTTTGAGAGATGTATTTGATAGCAAGCAGCTCATCACGGATATTTCTGGCTCAGGGAATAATTG ggCTGTGGGGCACAAAGTGTTTGGCCATCTTTATCAAGAACAGATTTTAGAGAAACTCAGAAAGTCGGCAGAGCACTGTGATTGTTTGCAGTGTTTTTTTGTAATACATTCCATGGGAGGAG GAACAGGATCTGGACTTGGCACATTTCTTTTAAAGGTGCTTGAGGACGAATTCCCAGAAGTATACAGATTTGTGACTTCAATTTATCCTTCTGGTGAGGATGATGTCATAACTTCACCTTACAATAGCATCTTGGCAATGAAGGAACTCAATGAGCATGCAGACTGTGTGTTGCCCGTTGACAACCAA tctttatttgACATCATTAGCAAAATTGACCTCATGGTGAATTCTGGAAAGTTGGGTACAACTGTAAAGCCAAAGAGTCTGGTTACCTCGAGTGCTGGGGCTTTTAAAAAGCGGCAGGAAAAGCCCTTCGATGCCATGAACAACATCGTGGCAAATTTGCTGCTCAACCTAACGAG CTCTGCAAGGTTTGAAGGATCCCTTAATATGGACCTTAATGAAATCAGCATGAATTTAGTTCCTTTTCCTCAGCTACATTATCTTGTGTCAAGCCTAACACCTCTGTATACACTGGCAGATGTTAACATTCCTCCTCGAAG GTTGGATCAGATGTTTTCGGATGCCTTTAGTAAAGATCATCAGCTAATTCAGGCTGACCCCAAACATAGTCTGTACCTCGCCTGTGCCCTCATGGTTAGAGGAAATGTCCAGATTTCAGATCTTCGCAGAAATATTGAAAg ATTAAAACCTTCTCTACAGTTTGTCTCCTGGAATCAAGAAGGCTGGAAGACCAGCCTGTGTTCAGTGCCTCCCGTGGGCCACTGCCATTCATTACTAGCATTAGCAAATAACACATGTGTGAAGCCCACCTTCATGGACCTGAGAGAGAGATTCACGAGGCTCTACAAGAAAAAG gcTCATCTTCATCACTATCTGCAAATCGAAGGGATGGAGGAAAGCTGTTTCTCAGAAGCCCTGTCGTCTTTATCAGCACTCATACAGGAGTACAGCCAGCTGGACGCCACGAAAAGCATGCCCGTGGAAGATCTGCCTAGACTGAGCGTAGCCGTGTAA
- the CCN6 gene encoding cellular communication network factor 6 isoform X2 — MQGLLLATLLLAAPSQFCCRVQGTGPLDVTPEGRPGEVSEVHHRKQFCHWPCKCPPKPSCPPGVSLVRDGCGCCKICAKQPGDICNEADLCDPHKGLYCDYSADRPRYETGVCAYLVAVGCEFNRIRYHNGQVFQPNPLFSCLCVSGTIGCTPLFIPKLTDRHCSGAKGGKKSDKKYCGLGPLQQQLSTTYKTMPDACQAFNLLPALRSLNCCLPSSL, encoded by the exons ATGCAGGGGCTCCTGCTCGCCACCCTTCTCCTCGCTGCTCCGTCACAG TTTTGTTGCAGGGTGCAGGGTACTGGACCATTAGACGTGACGCCCGAAGGAAGGCCTGGAGAAGTATCAGAAGTGCATCATCGTAAACAGTTTTGTCACTGGCCCTGTAAATGCCCTCCGAAGCCCAGTTGCCCTCCTGGAGTGAGCTTGGTGAGGGATGGCTGTGGATGCTGTAAAATCTGTGCCAAGCAACCAGGGGACATCTGCAATGAAGCTGACCTCTGCGACCCACACAAAGGGCTGTATTGTGACTACTCGGCAGACAGGCCTAGGTATGAGACTGGAGTGTGTGCAT ACCTGGTGGCTGTGGGATGTGAGTTCAACAGGATACGTTACCATAATGGCCAAGTGTTTCAGCCCAATCCCCTGTTCAGCTGCCTCTGTGTGAGCGGGACCATTGGATGCACACCTTTGTTCATACCGAAGCTGACTGACCGTCATTGTTCTGGGGCTAAAGGTGGAAAGAAGTCTGATAAAAAATACTGTGGCCTGGGCCCGTTACAACAGCAGCTCTCAACAACCTACAAAACAATGCCAG ATGCGTGCCAGGCTTTTAATCTGCTTCCTGCATTGAGGTCTTTAAACTGTTGCCTGCCTTCCAG CTTATAG